In the Helicobacter typhlonius genome, one interval contains:
- a CDS encoding TetR/AcrR family transcriptional regulator, producing MPKNHKSAQKILDISLKLFNKHGFENVRMQDIVDKLATYGLSKGAIYHYFDSKDDILESIFWQYEQQIKQIWQIQYPHKNGRDKIKTIIMQHLDYMLKHKAFVQDSNTLFGSFRALGYRLKHNHIVPIVESLIEEGNNDGSLNVAYPKAASQMLVWGVYVWLDSALYPLSQIEYTHKVRHLRIMCEGVGLSVIDEEISSELLRVWQEIARGGK from the coding sequence ATGCCAAAGAATCACAAAAGCGCACAAAAAATCCTTGATATTTCACTCAAGCTTTTTAATAAGCACGGATTTGAAAATGTGAGAATGCAAGATATTGTCGATAAATTAGCCACTTATGGTTTAAGCAAGGGCGCGATTTACCATTATTTTGATAGTAAAGATGATATTTTAGAATCTATCTTTTGGCAATACGAGCAGCAAATAAAGCAGATATGGCAGATTCAGTATCCTCACAAAAATGGTAGAGATAAGATTAAAACAATTATTATGCAACATTTGGATTATATGCTAAAACACAAGGCGTTTGTGCAGGATTCAAACACGCTTTTTGGCTCTTTTCGTGCCCTTGGGTATCGTCTCAAGCACAATCATATTGTCCCTATTGTAGAATCTCTCATAGAAGAGGGCAACAATGATGGCTCGCTCAATGTCGCTTATCCAAAGGCGGCAAGTCAAATGCTCGTGTGGGGTGTGTATGTATGGCTTGATAGTGCGCTCTACCCACTTAGCCAAATCGAATACACACATAAGGTGCGGCATTTGCGTATAATGTGCGAGGGCGTGGGACTAAGTGTTATTGATGAGGAGATTAGCTCGGAGCTTTTAAGAGTGTGGCAGGAGATTGCAAGAGGCGGCAAATAG
- the yedE gene encoding YedE family putative selenium transporter has translation MNANTKWFIVSGIALGALAAYLVYAGNPGNMGICAACFLRDSSGALGFHRVETLQYLRPELFGLIIGGFLASMFWTKEFSAKGSASAFSLFFLGIFAMIGALVFLGCPWRAFLRLGGGDMTAIAGFLGLAGGVGLGMFFKSRGYKLQESVSVSKSIGFLPVVLTLLMLGVLIFGLKLSNGIPFTSTKGPASQHAAILVSLVIGAIVGILMHKSKFCSVGAFSRAFRGDFSMFWGIVAIIASASIVNFALGQYKFGFEGQAIAHNDFVWNFLGMVLAGLCFSLSEGCPGKHLVQMGTGNLSSVIFILGMVAGAAIAHNFLLASSPNGISAYAPWAVGLGFLFAIYLGIFAKK, from the coding sequence ATGAATGCAAACACAAAATGGTTTATTGTTTCAGGGATAGCACTTGGTGCTTTAGCTGCTTATTTGGTTTATGCCGGAAATCCCGGAAATATGGGAATATGTGCAGCTTGTTTTTTGCGTGATAGTAGCGGCGCACTTGGATTTCACCGCGTAGAGACTCTTCAATACTTAAGACCCGAGCTTTTTGGACTTATCATAGGTGGCTTTTTAGCGAGTATGTTTTGGACAAAAGAATTTAGCGCAAAGGGTTCTGCTTCAGCATTTTCACTCTTTTTCTTAGGCATATTTGCTATGATTGGCGCACTTGTATTTCTAGGCTGTCCTTGGAGGGCTTTTTTGAGACTTGGCGGGGGAGATATGACAGCTATCGCCGGATTCTTAGGCTTAGCCGGGGGCGTTGGTTTGGGAATGTTTTTCAAAAGTCGCGGATACAAACTTCAAGAGAGTGTTTCTGTCAGTAAGAGCATAGGATTTTTGCCTGTTGTTTTGACTTTGCTTATGCTTGGCGTTTTAATTTTTGGCTTAAAGCTAAGTAATGGCATACCTTTTACCTCTACAAAGGGTCCCGCTTCTCAACACGCTGCCATACTTGTTTCTTTAGTGATTGGTGCTATTGTTGGAATCCTTATGCACAAAAGCAAATTTTGCTCGGTAGGTGCTTTTTCAAGGGCTTTTAGGGGAGATTTTTCAATGTTTTGGGGCATAGTTGCTATTATCGCGTCTGCAAGTATAGTTAATTTCGCCCTAGGACAATACAAATTTGGCTTTGAGGGACAAGCCATAGCTCACAATGATTTTGTATGGAATTTCTTAGGTATGGTTTTAGCTGGATTATGCTTTAGCTTGAGTGAGGGCTGTCCCGGAAAACACCTCGTGCAAATGGGGACAGGAAACTTAAGTTCAGTGATATTCATACTCGGTATGGTAGCTGGAGCTGCAATAGCACATAATTTTTTACTTGCAAGCTCGCCAAATGGCATTAGCGCCTATGCACCTTGGGCTGTTGGGCTTGGGTTTTTATTTGCTATTTATCTTGGTATTTTCGCAAAAAAGTAG
- the ruvX gene encoding Holliday junction resolvase RuvX → MKEINILACDVGLKRIGIAILKEGIILPLEPISRHNRNQAAKELDNVLKERDIHILVVGIPSGGEAEHSDMQKRISHFISLLSFEGEICFVNEDYTSSNALQSLSYMKRQNRAKAQKDGRIDSLSACEILQRYMQSHNITQST, encoded by the coding sequence ATGAAAGAGATAAATATCTTAGCGTGTGATGTGGGGTTGAAGCGCATAGGGATAGCAATTCTTAAAGAGGGAATTATTTTGCCTTTAGAGCCTATTTCGCGCCACAATCGTAATCAAGCTGCAAAAGAGCTTGATAATGTTCTCAAAGAGCGCGACATACACATACTTGTCGTGGGAATACCAAGCGGCGGGGAAGCAGAGCATAGTGATATGCAAAAGCGCATCTCTCATTTTATCTCCCTTCTTAGTTTTGAGGGTGAGATTTGCTTTGTCAATGAGGACTATACAAGCTCTAATGCTTTGCAATCTCTCTCTTATATGAAAAGGCAAAATCGTGCCAAAGCTCAAAAAGATGGGCGCATAGATTCTCTAAGTGCGTGTGAAATCTTGCAACGATATATGCAATCACACAATATTACACAATCTACTTAA
- a CDS encoding DNA-processing protein DprA, translated as MNSLDSICELEDLPLALRSLPNPPAKLFYRGERTKCESLLSAAHKIAIVGTRKPNPYTKSCVATLATKIANAGGVVVSGGALGVDIIAHTHAFPRTIMFSPASLEICYPKSNAEMIQKMMKECVVLSEYESAYMPHRFSFLERNRLVVGLSDCVIIPQADIASGSMQSARIALELGKPLFVLSHRIGESEGTNKLLADGKAEAIYHIPTFIKSIFGDSQSLESFESAESAKESDKILAFCAKNPRFDEAYALFGEILYEYELMGKIIRESGFIRVV; from the coding sequence ATGAATAGTCTCGATTCTATATGCGAGTTAGAGGATTTGCCACTAGCCCTGCGCTCCTTACCTAATCCTCCTGCAAAACTTTTTTATCGTGGTGAGCGCACGAAGTGTGAAAGCCTTTTATCCGCCGCGCATAAAATCGCCATTGTTGGCACACGAAAGCCTAATCCTTATACGAAGTCTTGTGTAGCTACTTTGGCTACTAAGATTGCAAATGCTGGTGGCGTGGTGGTAAGCGGTGGGGCTTTGGGCGTGGATATTATCGCACATACGCACGCTTTCCCGCGCACGATAATGTTTTCTCCCGCGAGTTTGGAGATTTGCTATCCTAAAAGCAATGCAGAGATGATTCAAAAGATGATGAAAGAATGCGTTGTTTTGAGCGAGTATGAAAGCGCATATATGCCTCATCGCTTTAGTTTTTTGGAGCGTAATCGTCTTGTTGTTGGTTTGAGTGATTGTGTGATAATCCCTCAAGCTGATATTGCGAGTGGCTCAATGCAGAGTGCGCGTATTGCTTTGGAATTAGGGAAACCCCTTTTTGTGCTGTCTCATCGTATAGGCGAAAGCGAGGGGACAAATAAACTTCTAGCCGATGGCAAGGCGGAAGCGATTTATCACATTCCTACTTTTATAAAGTCTATTTTTGGAGATTCGCAGAGCTTAGAATCTTTTGAGAGTGCAGAATCTGCGAAAGAAAGTGATAAAATCTTAGCCTTTTGTGCGAAAAATCCCCGATTCGATGAGGCATACGCGCTGTTTGGGGAGATTCTCTATGAATATGAGCTAATGGGAAAAATTATAAGAGAATCTGGATTTATTCGTGTGGTGTAG